In Erpetoichthys calabaricus chromosome 4, fErpCal1.3, whole genome shotgun sequence, one genomic interval encodes:
- the LOC114642696 gene encoding olfactory receptor 2AG1-like, producing the protein MALLLFDTSPVPYGACLVQMFLVFHLEMVESLLFALMACDRYIAVIYPFRYPQLVTGRTVWAGILLSNVISGIAMTVYMIFVTELSFCRTNVLPYCFCDYVTMVLVSCTENAKYLSLLVTTAITFGVGSLTIIFFSYTKIAHAALKISSAEGKKKVFNVLITHLLVVLLFYLPLMTAFILPGIGVKLSAEAYNTMEIVATIIPPMMNPIIYSFRNKEIKNGIKKIFMRKRTIPEINNHM; encoded by the coding sequence ATGGCTCTTCTTCTGTTTGACACGTCTCCTGTGCCGTATGGTGCCTGCTTGGTTCAGATGTTCCTGGTCTTTCATCTTGAGATGGTAGAATCCCTTCTTTTCGCTCTTATGGCATGTGACCGCTATATCGCTGTTATTTACCCGTTCAGATACCCTCAGCTTGTTACAGGAAGAACTGTTTGGGCAGGCATCTTACTATCCAACGTTATCTCAGGCATAGCAATGACAGTGTACATGATATTTGTCACCGAACTTTCCTTCTGTCGCACTAATGTCCTACCTTATTGCTTCTGTGACTATGTCACCATGGTTCTAGTTTCTTGCACTGAAAATGCTAAATACTTAAGTCTTCTAGTAACTACGGCCATCACATTTGGCGTTGGATCTTTGACTATAATCTTCTTTTCCTACACCAAGATCGCCCATGCAGCACTTAAGATTTCATCAGCTGAAGGGAAGAAGAAGGTCTTCAATGTGCTCATCACACACCTCCTCGTGGTGTTACTGTTTTACTTGCCACTGATGACTGCTTTTATTTTACCTGGAATTGGAGTAAAACTGTCAGCTGAAGCCTACAACACTATGGAGATTGTCGCGACTATCATCCCCCCAATGATGAATCCCATCATATACAGCTTCAGgaataaggaaataaaaaatggaattaaGAAAATTTTCATGAGGAAAAGAACAATTCCGGAAATCAACAATCATATGTGA